One genomic segment of Balaenoptera musculus isolate JJ_BM4_2016_0621 chromosome 11, mBalMus1.pri.v3, whole genome shotgun sequence includes these proteins:
- the C11H3orf22 gene encoding uncharacterized protein C3orf22 homolog codes for MDVKAPKGSHQGKKSKTRTEEKFARKFPYRFSWLTETNAEPLQPWEVTKMSSSLREQLPLQKTLVPTRSIPVRGLGAPDFPPLSSLQPPPSPPSNAWELVLLSCRFPWSAAPPGRCRPTPRGPLLEPSSAPPLSRPPTPRVLRAAGPGAPFRLR; via the exons ATGGACGTGAAGGCCCCCAAGGGGTCCCACCAGGGTAAGAAGAGTAAGACCAGGACCGAGGAGAAGTTTGCCAGGAAGTTTCCGTACAG GTTTTCCTGGCTGACGGAGACCAACGCGGAGCCCCTGCAGCCCTGGGAGGTCACGAAGATGAGCAGCTCGCTGCGGGAGCAGCTGCCCCTGCAGAAGACATTGGTGCCCACGAGGTCCATCCCAGTCAGAGG GCTGGGGGCCCCGGATTTCCCTCCACTGTCCAGCCTCCAGCCGCCACCGTCACCACCAAGCAACGCCTGGGAGCTGGTGCTGCTGAGCTGCCGCTTCCCCTGGTCCGCGGCACCCCCCGGCCGATGCCGCCCGACCCCCCGGGGGCCCCTCCTGGAGCCCAGCTCTGCGCCGCCTCTCTCTCGACCACCCACCCCCCGGGTGCTCAGGGCAGCGGGTCCGGGAGCTCCCTTCAGGCTGAGGTGA